The following is a genomic window from Saprospiraceae bacterium.
ACCCGGGTTTGGTGACAACTAAAGTTATTAAAAATGAATTTGGAGAAAAGACATTTACCATCAAAGACAGCGTCAATGTTTTATGGCAGATCATCGAAAAAACCAACACATCCAATAAACCCGAAACCAAAGTAAATTTCACCTTTACAAATAATTAAATTTCTCATCAATGAAAAATATATTCATTACAAGCCTATTACTCATACTGTGCTTTTCTCTGGTAAGCGCTCAAAAAACAAAATCAAAAAAGTATGGCAAAGCCAAACATGAAAAAACTGAAAAACAGTTGGACCTGAGTAACCCGGCTGATAATCTTGATGCCTTTGTAAAGATGCGCGCCTCACTCGATACCAATGAAGTGACCGTATATTACTGGACAGGGCGTATCTATTCATATATTGATGGTGAACGAGGTAAACCACTTTTTGATCTGGAAGCCATGAATATAGCGATCATCAAAAAAGATGGTAACGACTACAAAATGCTGACGCGTGAAGCGGCTATTTACAGAGATATCAATACTGGTAAAATAATAGAAAAATGGTATAATCCATTTATCAGCGACACTGTAGATGTAGTGCATGTGTGGAATGACCCTGTCAATCAAACTTATGCCCTAAAAGGTCGATTTGGAGATTGGGGAGTGCCTTACAAAAAAATGGGTAA
Proteins encoded in this region:
- a CDS encoding DUF1838 family protein — encoded protein: MKNIFITSLLLILCFSLVSAQKTKSKKYGKAKHEKTEKQLDLSNPADNLDAFVKMRASLDTNEVTVYYWTGRIYSYIDGERGKPLFDLEAMNIAIIKKDGNDYKMLTREAAIYRDINTGKIIEKWYNPFISDTVDVVHVWNDPVNQTYALKGRFGDWGVPYKKMGNGRVAMYSDIFLMYPSPLPVKDFPENSRSDQYQAAELFQFFLDEKQLLNPKTKNIYSEVGWTRVSDFLPWMRMGSKPGNLVYQCRGFKTNGGFETIPEEFRSYILKHKPEFAAPPKTYATPNMTSWKYFKELKK